The Bombus fervidus isolate BK054 chromosome 8, iyBomFerv1, whole genome shotgun sequence genome window below encodes:
- the LOC139989907 gene encoding SAC3 domain-containing protein 1 isoform X2, whose product MTEFIQGTCLLMCPDKERWIEKEGLLHKFEINETTKGSKLPKADPTKTIKCFSRPAAGLDMTDMKQLRPAPVLLSTIRYLFTKIATRNDVDWIIVYDFIFDRIRSIRQDAAIQRIDLPTNIRLLESIVRFLVYSGQRLCERSISEFNAKINEQHLAECIMRLLNLYDEFEDKKNSLELDSDMKKLMLNDDRPQMEALYILLHMGSTEALMRGLQLPLDLRKSPNVQLSIKISFAWYLKNYVRVCSLIPQLPPLLICAAMTGIQKLRRTALKIMSSGYNNKVFTFPGLKLQQLLLYKDIDKIRADCELLGLIFINQNILFQKANFKDEVQLTHPEMYYTDQSLHDVLPNVLLESM is encoded by the exons atgacgGAATTTATACAAGGAACGTGTTTGTTAATGTGTCCAGACAAAGAACGTTGGAT AGAAAAGGAGGGTTTACTACACAAGTTTGAGATCAATGAAACTACAAAGGGATCAAAATTGCCGAAGGCAGATCCAACAAAAACGATAAAATGCTTTAGCCGTCCAGCAGCAGGATTAGACATGACAGATATGAAACAATTACGTCCAGCACCAGTCTTATTATCAACGATTCGATATTTGTTTACCAA GATAGCTACGCGAAACGATGTTGATTGGATAATAGtatacgattttatttttgatcgTATCAGATCTATCAGGCAAGACGCTGCCATTCAAAGGATTGATCTCCCAACGAACATTCGGTTGTTGGAATCCATAGTTCGATTTTTGGTTTATTCTGGGCAGAG ATTATGCGAGCGAAGTATCTCCGAATTTAATGCAAAAATCAATGAGCAACACCTCGCTGAATGTATAATGCGTTTGTTAAACTTATACGACGAGtttgaagataaaaaaaattctctgGAACTTGACAGtgatatgaaaaaattaatgttaaacGATGATCGTCCACAAATGGAAGCATTATACATTCTTTTACACATGGGTAGCACGGAAGCTTTGATGAGAGGATTACAACTTCCTCTCGATTTACG AAAATCTCCAAATGTACAATTatccataaaaatatcattcgcttggtatttaaaaaattatgtgcGCGTTTGTTCTTTAATTCCACAACTTCCTCCGTTACTTATTTGCGCAGCAATGACGGGCATACAAAAATTAAGAAG GACGGCATTGAAAATCATGAGTTCAGGATACAACAATAAAGTTTTCACGTTTCCAGGACTTAAATTGCAACAACTTTTActatataaagatatagatAAAATTCGAGCAGATTGTGAGCTGTTGGGTCTTATATTCatcaatcaaaatattttatttcaaaaagcGAATTTCAAAGATGAAGTTCAACTG ACACATCCAGAGATGTATTACACAGATCAATCCTTACACGATGTTTTACCAAATGTTTTACTTGAATCTATGTAA
- the LOC139989907 gene encoding SAC3 domain-containing protein 1 isoform X1, with amino-acid sequence MTEFIQGTCLLMCPDKERWIREKEGLLHKFEINETTKGSKLPKADPTKTIKCFSRPAAGLDMTDMKQLRPAPVLLSTIRYLFTKIATRNDVDWIIVYDFIFDRIRSIRQDAAIQRIDLPTNIRLLESIVRFLVYSGQRLCERSISEFNAKINEQHLAECIMRLLNLYDEFEDKKNSLELDSDMKKLMLNDDRPQMEALYILLHMGSTEALMRGLQLPLDLRKSPNVQLSIKISFAWYLKNYVRVCSLIPQLPPLLICAAMTGIQKLRRTALKIMSSGYNNKVFTFPGLKLQQLLLYKDIDKIRADCELLGLIFINQNILFQKANFKDEVQLTHPEMYYTDQSLHDVLPNVLLESM; translated from the exons atgacgGAATTTATACAAGGAACGTGTTTGTTAATGTGTCCAGACAAAGAACGTTGGAT CAGAGAAAAGGAGGGTTTACTACACAAGTTTGAGATCAATGAAACTACAAAGGGATCAAAATTGCCGAAGGCAGATCCAACAAAAACGATAAAATGCTTTAGCCGTCCAGCAGCAGGATTAGACATGACAGATATGAAACAATTACGTCCAGCACCAGTCTTATTATCAACGATTCGATATTTGTTTACCAA GATAGCTACGCGAAACGATGTTGATTGGATAATAGtatacgattttatttttgatcgTATCAGATCTATCAGGCAAGACGCTGCCATTCAAAGGATTGATCTCCCAACGAACATTCGGTTGTTGGAATCCATAGTTCGATTTTTGGTTTATTCTGGGCAGAG ATTATGCGAGCGAAGTATCTCCGAATTTAATGCAAAAATCAATGAGCAACACCTCGCTGAATGTATAATGCGTTTGTTAAACTTATACGACGAGtttgaagataaaaaaaattctctgGAACTTGACAGtgatatgaaaaaattaatgttaaacGATGATCGTCCACAAATGGAAGCATTATACATTCTTTTACACATGGGTAGCACGGAAGCTTTGATGAGAGGATTACAACTTCCTCTCGATTTACG AAAATCTCCAAATGTACAATTatccataaaaatatcattcgcttggtatttaaaaaattatgtgcGCGTTTGTTCTTTAATTCCACAACTTCCTCCGTTACTTATTTGCGCAGCAATGACGGGCATACAAAAATTAAGAAG GACGGCATTGAAAATCATGAGTTCAGGATACAACAATAAAGTTTTCACGTTTCCAGGACTTAAATTGCAACAACTTTTActatataaagatatagatAAAATTCGAGCAGATTGTGAGCTGTTGGGTCTTATATTCatcaatcaaaatattttatttcaaaaagcGAATTTCAAAGATGAAGTTCAACTG ACACATCCAGAGATGTATTACACAGATCAATCCTTACACGATGTTTTACCAAATGTTTTACTTGAATCTATGTAA
- the LOC139989907 gene encoding uncharacterized protein isoform X3 has product MTDMKQLRPAPVLLSTIRYLFTKIATRNDVDWIIVYDFIFDRIRSIRQDAAIQRIDLPTNIRLLESIVRFLVYSGQRLCERSISEFNAKINEQHLAECIMRLLNLYDEFEDKKNSLELDSDMKKLMLNDDRPQMEALYILLHMGSTEALMRGLQLPLDLRKSPNVQLSIKISFAWYLKNYVRVCSLIPQLPPLLICAAMTGIQKLRRTALKIMSSGYNNKVFTFPGLKLQQLLLYKDIDKIRADCELLGLIFINQNILFQKANFKDEVQLTHPEMYYTDQSLHDVLPNVLLESM; this is encoded by the exons ATGACAGATATGAAACAATTACGTCCAGCACCAGTCTTATTATCAACGATTCGATATTTGTTTACCAA GATAGCTACGCGAAACGATGTTGATTGGATAATAGtatacgattttatttttgatcgTATCAGATCTATCAGGCAAGACGCTGCCATTCAAAGGATTGATCTCCCAACGAACATTCGGTTGTTGGAATCCATAGTTCGATTTTTGGTTTATTCTGGGCAGAG ATTATGCGAGCGAAGTATCTCCGAATTTAATGCAAAAATCAATGAGCAACACCTCGCTGAATGTATAATGCGTTTGTTAAACTTATACGACGAGtttgaagataaaaaaaattctctgGAACTTGACAGtgatatgaaaaaattaatgttaaacGATGATCGTCCACAAATGGAAGCATTATACATTCTTTTACACATGGGTAGCACGGAAGCTTTGATGAGAGGATTACAACTTCCTCTCGATTTACG AAAATCTCCAAATGTACAATTatccataaaaatatcattcgcttggtatttaaaaaattatgtgcGCGTTTGTTCTTTAATTCCACAACTTCCTCCGTTACTTATTTGCGCAGCAATGACGGGCATACAAAAATTAAGAAG GACGGCATTGAAAATCATGAGTTCAGGATACAACAATAAAGTTTTCACGTTTCCAGGACTTAAATTGCAACAACTTTTActatataaagatatagatAAAATTCGAGCAGATTGTGAGCTGTTGGGTCTTATATTCatcaatcaaaatattttatttcaaaaagcGAATTTCAAAGATGAAGTTCAACTG ACACATCCAGAGATGTATTACACAGATCAATCCTTACACGATGTTTTACCAAATGTTTTACTTGAATCTATGTAA
- the Med4 gene encoding mediator complex subunit 4: MTSTSKSTKEVLLSIIDDIELIAKEMIENTIVQKPLKLSNEEHSQLTELLIAKDNELKAILKRAAEQAKINLKMEALKAEVERQDQDIQQLQRQLKEAEQILATAIYQAKQKLQSIARANKRPVPSEELIKYAHRISASNAICAPLTWQQGDPRRPYPTDIEMRLGYLGRLSDLPLNGQMPGTHPGISSDLHRPGHPVGEPPISQSNQFAWHSSGEIHMSVSGQGSVAMNTHKQETEDVEVMSTDSSSSSSSDSQ, encoded by the exons ATGACATCGACTAGTAAAAGTACAAAAGAGGTTCTGTTGTCTATCATCGATGATATCGAGTTGATAGCGAA AGAAATGATAGAAAATACGATAGTTCAAAAACCATTGAAACTGTCAAACGAAGAACACTCTCAACTAACAGAATTGTTAATTGCTAAGGACAACGAATTGAAAGCAATTCTAAAACGAGCGGccgagcaagcaaaaattaaCCTGAAAATGGAAGCTTTAAAAGCTGAAGTTGAGAGACAAGACCAAGATATTCAACAATTGCAGCGACAATTGAAAGAGGCAGAACAAATTTTAGCCACTGCAATTTATCAGgctaaacaaaaattacaatCCATTGCCCGCGCTAATAAGAGACCAGTACCATCTGAAGAACTAATTAAATATGCACATAGAATAAGTGCGTCAAATGCTATATGTGCTCCACTTACCTGGCAACAAGGAGACCCTAGAAGACCTTATCCTACtg ATATTGAAATGAGATTAGGTTATCTTGGAAGGTTAAGCGATCTTCCTTTAAATGGACAGATGCCAGGTACTCATCCTGGAATATCATCAGATCTGCATAGACCTGGACATCCAGTAGGTG AACCACCTATATCACAATCCAATCAATTTGCATGGCATTCGTCGGGTGAAATTCACATGTCTGTGAGTGGACAAGGAAGTGTTGCCATGAATACCCATAAGCAGGAAACAGAAGATGTTGAAGTTATGTCCACAGACTCTTCAAGTAGTTCATCTAGTGATTCTCAGTGA